Proteins from one Odocoileus virginianus isolate 20LAN1187 ecotype Illinois unplaced genomic scaffold, Ovbor_1.2 Unplaced_Contig_124, whole genome shotgun sequence genomic window:
- the LOC110126862 gene encoding casein kinase I-like, whose protein sequence is MASSSGPKADSIVGGRYKLVREIGCGSFGDVYLAIDLTNHEEVAVKLESQNARHPWLVHEKELYNILQGGVGIPQIRWYGQETDYKVLVMDLLGPSLEDLFNLCSRKFTMKTVLMLADQMISRLEYVHTHNMIHRDLKPGNFLMGTGKHWKKLFLIDFGLAKKYRDPSTGQHISYRKGKSLTGTPLYASIRAHLGSEQSRRDDMESLGYVLMYFNRGSLPWQGLKAATVKQKREKISEMKRATPVDVLCNGFPVEFAMYFKHCRGLSFEEAPDYTYLRQLFRLLFRTLNYQYDYAFDWIVLKQKEQQAASSSGQGQQAQSPPHPGNQPEKTKSEAKGSKA, encoded by the coding sequence ATGGCGAGTAGCAGCGGACCCAAGGCCGATTCCATTGTCGGAGGGAGATATAAACTGGTACGGGAGATCGGGTGTGGCTCCTTCGGGGACGTTTATTTGGCGATAGACCTCACCAACCACGAGGAAGTGGCAGTAAAACTAGAATCACAGAATGCGAGGCATCCCTGGTTGGTACATGAGAAGGAGCTCTATAATATTCTTCAAGGTGGGGTTGGCATCCCCCAGATACGGTGGTATGGTCAGGAAACGGACTATAAGGTGCTAGTCATGGACCTTCTGGGACCCAGCCTTGAAGACTTGTTCAATTTATGTTCAAGAAAGTTCACAATGAAAACTGTACTTATGTTAGCTGATCAGATGATCAGTAGACTCgaatatgtgcatacacacaatATGATACACAGAGACCTTAAACCAGGTAACTTCCTAATGGGTACTGGGAAGCACTGGAAGAAGTTATTCCTTATCGATTTTGGTTTGGCCAAGAAGTACAGAGACCCCAGCACAGGGCAACACATATCGTACAGAAAGGGTAAAAGCCTCACTGGCACACCTCTGTATGCTAGCATCCGTGCACATCTTGGTAGTGAACAGAGTCGCCGAGATGACATGGAATCATTAGGATATGTTTTGATGTATTTTAATAGAGGCAGCCTGCCATGGCAAGGACTAAAGGCTGCAACGGTGAAGCAAAAACGTGAAAAGATTAGCGAAATGAAGAGGGCCACACCTGTTGATGTTTTATGTAACGGATTTCCTGTAGAATTTGCCATGTACTTTAAGCATTGTCGTGGGCTGTCCTTTGAGGAAGCCCCGGATTACACATACCTGAGGCAGCTATTCCGCCTTCTTTTCAGGACCCTGAATTACCAATATGACTATGCATTTGATTGGATAGTGTTAAAGCAGAAAGAACAGCAGGCTGCCTCTTCAAGTGGGCAAGGTCAGCAGGcccaatccccaccccacccaggcaatcaacctgagaaaaccaaaagtgAAGCGAAAGGTTCCAAAGCATGA